The Pseudodesulfovibrio sp. zrk46 genome contains a region encoding:
- a CDS encoding DUF2087 domain-containing protein, translating into MSRTPLSLHVDDVSALARSLRRQMDDLDRTPSHVEMLNLLAKAGGFKNFQHLKAQQEPVAAPAVDAVPEIDLKRIKKAAGYFDVQGRLITWPKKRSLRVLCLWVLWSRIPARTTLSELELDEQLSLDHLFCDHPLLRRWLVDLGLVSRTPDGREYKRIEAQPPAEALEVFKRL; encoded by the coding sequence ATGTCACGTACACCACTCTCTCTTCACGTTGACGACGTATCGGCACTGGCCCGCAGTTTGCGGCGTCAGATGGACGACCTTGACCGTACGCCCAGTCACGTGGAGATGCTTAATCTGCTGGCCAAGGCCGGTGGGTTCAAGAACTTCCAGCACCTCAAGGCCCAGCAGGAACCCGTTGCGGCCCCGGCAGTCGACGCCGTGCCCGAGATCGACCTCAAGCGGATCAAGAAGGCCGCCGGGTACTTCGATGTGCAGGGACGCCTGATCACCTGGCCCAAGAAGCGCAGCCTGCGTGTGTTGTGCCTCTGGGTGCTCTGGTCCAGAATCCCTGCCCGGACCACGTTGTCCGAGTTGGAACTGGACGAGCAGTTGTCTCTCGACCATCTGTTCTGCGATCATCCCTTGCTGCGCCGCTGGCTCGTTGATCTGGGGCTGGTCTCCAGAACGCCTGACGGTCGTGAGTACAAGCGCATCGAAGCCCAGCCTCCGGCTGAGGCGTTGGAGGTTTTCAAGCGTCTGTAG
- a CDS encoding FAD-binding and (Fe-S)-binding domain-containing protein, translating to MLPAPYDKIYEDLLEFIPKERVYTDSLRTMAYGTDASFYRLIPKIVIDSQEESEVVNILKLVNLYQVPVTFRAAGTSLSGQAISDSILVRLGEGWRNYEILDKAKKIALEPGIIGSHANRILAPHGKKIGPDPASIDTCKIGGIVANNASGMCCGVAENSYKTLDSMRMVMADGTVLDTSDAESRKSFEKTHGHVLKGLTKLRKRIMDDKDLSALIKRKFKIKNTTGYSLNALVDFEDPFEILQHLLVGSEGTLAFISNVIYRTVVEHPHKASALMLFPDIKSGCEAAIICRAQRVSAAEIMDRAALAAVQDKPGVPDGLADLGPDACALLVEVRGRTSKILDEKIAKVLDAVKDIPYAKPHEFTAVPAEFNSLWNVRRGLFPAVGAVRDSGTTVIIEDVAFPIKQLAKATLELQELFKKHGYDQAIIFGHALEGNLHFVFAQDFNTQEEIDRYAAFMDDVTEMVAVTYKGSLKAEHGTGRNMAHFVELEWGKEAYKLMEDIKALLDPDGLLNPGVILNEDPQAHLKDLKPLPVAHELIDKCIECGFCEPTCPSRELTLTPRQRIVAYREISRVEAEGTDFPAALEFFKKTYDYAGEATCAADGLCALRCPVGINTGKFIKVYRTWARGTWEKMMASVVANNFQKTVAVIETDLKLAGAAHDFLGDKKMTSMTKAMHKYSGKRIPQWNTSMPRKPSEPKIHSTPTSINKVVYFPSCVSRHMGPEKQDPDTTALRDRTLSLLIKAGYQAIFPDNMNELCCGQPFESKGFVAQADKKLAELEAALRDASENGAYPILCDTSPCLYRMQEHIKGLTLMEPVQFVLEHLEHRLDFEPVDRKVALHVTCSSRKMGLADSMTALARRCAREVVVPEDVFCCGFAGDRGFNYPELNEVSLKELPAQVADCESGYSTSRTCEIGLSLHGKIPYKNILFLIDEAAKSKA from the coding sequence ATGCTGCCCGCGCCATATGATAAAATTTACGAGGACTTGCTGGAATTCATCCCCAAGGAGAGGGTGTATACCGATTCGCTGCGTACCATGGCGTATGGCACGGATGCCAGCTTCTATCGACTGATCCCCAAAATCGTCATCGACTCGCAGGAAGAGTCCGAGGTGGTCAACATCCTCAAGCTGGTGAACCTGTATCAGGTGCCGGTGACCTTCCGCGCGGCAGGCACCTCTCTTTCCGGGCAGGCCATCAGCGACTCCATTCTGGTCCGCCTTGGTGAAGGGTGGCGTAATTACGAGATCCTCGACAAGGCCAAGAAGATTGCGCTGGAGCCGGGCATCATCGGCAGTCACGCCAACCGTATCCTCGCGCCCCACGGGAAGAAGATCGGGCCTGACCCGGCCAGTATCGACACCTGTAAGATCGGCGGTATCGTGGCCAACAACGCCTCCGGCATGTGCTGCGGCGTGGCCGAGAACTCCTACAAGACGCTGGACTCCATGCGTATGGTCATGGCTGATGGAACCGTGCTCGACACTTCGGATGCGGAGAGCCGCAAGTCCTTTGAGAAGACCCACGGTCATGTGCTCAAGGGGCTGACCAAGCTGCGCAAGCGGATCATGGACGACAAGGATCTGTCCGCTCTGATCAAGCGCAAGTTCAAGATCAAGAACACCACCGGCTACAGCCTCAACGCGCTGGTGGACTTTGAAGATCCTTTCGAAATACTCCAGCACCTGCTGGTTGGTTCCGAAGGCACCTTGGCCTTTATCTCCAACGTCATTTACCGGACGGTTGTCGAACATCCGCACAAGGCGTCCGCCCTGATGCTGTTCCCGGATATCAAGTCCGGTTGCGAGGCGGCCATCATCTGCCGTGCCCAGCGGGTTTCAGCGGCAGAGATCATGGACCGCGCAGCTCTGGCCGCCGTGCAGGACAAGCCAGGCGTGCCCGATGGACTGGCCGATCTCGGACCGGATGCCTGTGCGCTGCTGGTCGAGGTCCGTGGCCGCACTTCCAAGATTCTGGACGAGAAGATCGCCAAGGTGCTCGACGCGGTGAAGGACATTCCGTACGCCAAGCCGCACGAGTTCACGGCGGTTCCCGCTGAATTCAACTCCCTCTGGAACGTCCGTCGTGGTCTGTTCCCGGCAGTCGGTGCTGTGCGTGATTCCGGTACCACCGTCATCATCGAGGACGTGGCCTTCCCCATCAAGCAACTGGCCAAGGCGACTCTTGAATTGCAGGAGCTGTTCAAGAAGCACGGCTATGATCAAGCCATCATTTTCGGCCATGCGCTGGAAGGCAATCTGCACTTCGTCTTTGCGCAGGACTTCAACACGCAGGAAGAGATCGACCGCTACGCTGCCTTCATGGATGACGTCACCGAGATGGTGGCCGTCACCTACAAGGGTTCCCTCAAGGCCGAGCACGGCACGGGGCGCAACATGGCCCACTTCGTGGAACTCGAGTGGGGTAAGGAAGCGTACAAGCTCATGGAAGACATCAAGGCGCTCCTCGATCCCGACGGACTGCTCAATCCCGGTGTCATCCTCAACGAAGACCCGCAGGCGCACCTCAAGGATCTCAAGCCGCTGCCCGTGGCCCACGAGCTCATCGACAAGTGTATCGAATGTGGATTCTGTGAGCCGACCTGCCCGTCACGCGAACTGACCCTGACGCCGCGTCAACGTATCGTGGCCTACCGTGAAATATCCCGCGTGGAAGCCGAGGGTACCGACTTCCCGGCCGCGCTCGAGTTCTTCAAGAAGACCTACGACTATGCTGGCGAGGCCACCTGTGCCGCAGACGGTCTGTGTGCCCTTCGTTGTCCGGTGGGCATCAACACCGGCAAGTTCATCAAGGTCTACCGCACCTGGGCGCGCGGCACCTGGGAGAAGATGATGGCTTCGGTCGTCGCCAACAACTTCCAGAAGACTGTGGCGGTCATCGAAACCGATCTCAAGCTCGCCGGGGCCGCCCATGACTTCCTTGGCGACAAGAAGATGACCTCCATGACCAAGGCCATGCACAAGTATTCAGGCAAGCGTATCCCGCAGTGGAACACCTCCATGCCGCGCAAGCCCTCTGAACCCAAGATTCACTCCACGCCGACCAGCATCAACAAGGTCGTCTACTTCCCCAGTTGCGTCTCGCGCCACATGGGGCCGGAGAAGCAGGACCCGGACACCACGGCCCTGCGGGATCGGACTCTCAGCCTGCTCATCAAGGCGGGCTATCAGGCGATCTTCCCGGACAACATGAACGAGCTGTGCTGCGGTCAGCCCTTTGAGAGCAAGGGGTTCGTGGCGCAGGCGGACAAGAAGCTCGCCGAGCTGGAAGCCGCCCTGCGCGATGCCAGCGAGAACGGAGCATACCCCATCCTGTGCGACACCAGCCCGTGTCTGTACCGGATGCAGGAACACATCAAGGGCCTCACCCTCATGGAGCCCGTCCAGTTCGTGCTCGAACATCTCGAACATCGTCTCGACTTCGAGCCCGTGGACCGCAAGGTGGCCCTGCATGTCACCTGCTCTTCCCGCAAGATGGGACTGGCTGATTCCATGACCGCCCTCGCACGCCGCTGCGCCCGCGAAGTGGTGGTCCCCGAGGATGTCTTCTGCTGCGGCTTTGCCGGAGATCGCGGGTTCAATTACCCCGAACTCAATGAGGTGTCCCTCAAGGAACTGCCCGCACAGGTCGCCGACTGTGAGTCCGGCTACTCCACCTCCCGTACCTGTGAGATCGGGCTCTCGCTACACGGCAAGATTCCGTACAAGAACATCCTCTTCCTCATTGATGAGGCCGCCAAGTCCAAGGCATAG